Proteins found in one Laspinema palackyanum D2c genomic segment:
- a CDS encoding DUF3611 family protein: MSNQTDLKALPPPVQRVIPALRRVGWISFWTQLVLAVVAGLIFLFAILIESPGPREAARTSNVSIAPGIFFAVLGLVSLGLSIYWAYRYTRLSQQLSSVNPKLRPRRADTLQMVRRGLMVNLAGMSFTLIAAEAIGGILLAKALQYQGGGSLVTALRPQDFIQALDIFVVLANTHTIVAHFIGLVTGLWLLNWIDRQTQG, from the coding sequence ACAGACTTAAAAGCACTTCCACCCCCCGTCCAGCGCGTCATCCCTGCCTTACGCAGAGTCGGCTGGATCAGTTTTTGGACACAGTTAGTTCTAGCAGTTGTTGCCGGACTGATTTTCTTATTTGCAATTTTGATTGAATCTCCAGGACCTCGGGAAGCAGCCAGAACCAGTAATGTCAGCATTGCTCCGGGCATCTTTTTTGCAGTTCTGGGACTGGTTTCCCTGGGACTGAGTATCTATTGGGCTTATCGCTATACTCGCCTCTCTCAACAGCTTAGTTCGGTCAATCCTAAGCTGCGCCCCCGCAGAGCAGATACCCTACAAATGGTGCGTCGGGGTTTAATGGTCAATTTAGCCGGGATGTCCTTTACCCTGATCGCGGCCGAAGCCATTGGGGGAATCCTCCTAGCCAAGGCCCTCCAGTACCAAGGAGGAGGCTCCCTGGTGACAGCGTTGCGCCCCCAAGATTTTATTCAAGCGTTGGATATTTTTGTGGTGTTGGCGAATACGCATACGATTGTGGCCCACTTTATCGGGCTTGTTACGGGACTCTGGTTGCTCAACTGGATCGATCGCCAGACTCAAGGGTAA
- a CDS encoding helix-turn-helix domain-containing protein: MALETISQATFPPEELTAILTQIESELYQTKVYRTALGILKQRLGESADASSMLLQAVAKKAIWLTLKQWISPTQDDSEPLNETEWVMDDLDLSHRPGDRHESQALEDIRTPESHSQSLGDSDSAEIALNPSPLSSPARINPFQRHKKQQQAQQQAQIIARQQQWADRLTQIGQELQAARCDLGLSILDLHQQTLVPCRHIEAIENGFLSKLPEDVYVRSFIHKIGDVLGLDGAKMANCLPVPPKQTAPIPSWHHRDFSLEFSVSPLHLYVGYTALMAGAIGGLGWLNGQSTPPTVPEFDPTLTAPGRDSHQGVLPMQTPGITTGAIACAISEIAPPEALDW, translated from the coding sequence ATGGCACTTGAAACCATCTCCCAAGCCACCTTTCCTCCAGAGGAGCTGACAGCTATCCTCACTCAAATTGAGTCGGAACTGTATCAGACAAAAGTTTATCGGACCGCGTTGGGAATCCTTAAGCAGAGACTCGGTGAGTCTGCTGATGCTTCCTCTATGTTGCTGCAAGCGGTGGCTAAAAAAGCGATTTGGCTGACGCTCAAGCAATGGATTTCCCCGACTCAGGACGATTCAGAACCTCTGAATGAGACTGAGTGGGTCATGGATGACCTTGACTTATCTCACAGACCCGGCGATCGCCACGAGTCCCAGGCATTAGAGGACATCCGAACACCGGAAAGCCATTCCCAATCCCTTGGCGATTCAGATTCAGCAGAAATCGCCCTAAATCCCTCTCCCTTGTCGTCACCGGCTAGAATCAACCCCTTTCAACGTCACAAAAAACAGCAGCAAGCTCAACAACAAGCTCAAATCATCGCCCGCCAACAACAATGGGCCGATCGCCTGACTCAAATTGGCCAAGAACTCCAAGCGGCACGCTGCGATCTCGGCTTATCGATTCTGGATTTGCATCAACAGACCCTGGTTCCTTGCCGTCATATTGAAGCGATCGAGAACGGCTTTCTATCCAAGCTGCCGGAAGATGTTTATGTGCGGAGTTTTATTCATAAAATTGGGGATGTTTTAGGCTTAGACGGGGCGAAAATGGCGAATTGCTTACCCGTTCCCCCGAAACAGACTGCACCCATCCCTTCCTGGCATCATCGGGACTTTAGCCTAGAATTTTCGGTCAGTCCCCTGCATCTGTATGTGGGCTACACCGCGCTCATGGCGGGGGCGATCGGGGGACTGGGATGGCTCAATGGGCAATCTACTCCCCCAACAGTGCCGGAATTTGACCCAACGTTAACCGCCCCGGGGAGGGATTCTCATCAAGGGGTGCTGCCGATGCAAACACCAGGGATTACCACCGGGGCGATCGCCTGTGCTATCTCCGAGATAGCCCCACCCGAAGCACTCGACTGGTAA
- a CDS encoding DUF3727 domain-containing protein, which produces MSRSESSKENGQSHTSSTILTDESGRSLSCYIEHSVEVNDNTYVLLTPIDTPVEIFAWQAEDEDDEPIPISEEEVDTIFDTAKAVLEEQNLTLKRTAITLTVSGELPEFTEEEISDDELGEAAEYEELQWLASFYHEEAEYAIYSPLDPVFILARLNEDGNPELLSDEELQELEPMMSTLEGMIEERLFEELE; this is translated from the coding sequence ATGTCCCGATCGGAATCATCAAAAGAGAATGGGCAATCCCACACTTCATCCACAATTTTGACGGATGAGTCCGGGCGATCGCTATCTTGTTACATCGAACATTCTGTAGAAGTAAACGACAATACCTACGTTTTACTCACCCCCATTGATACGCCGGTGGAAATTTTCGCATGGCAAGCAGAGGATGAGGATGATGAACCCATTCCTATTAGTGAGGAGGAAGTCGATACTATTTTTGATACGGCTAAAGCGGTCCTCGAAGAACAAAACCTCACCCTCAAACGCACTGCAATTACTCTGACCGTTAGTGGCGAACTTCCGGAATTTACGGAAGAGGAAATCAGTGATGATGAGCTGGGTGAAGCGGCGGAATATGAGGAACTTCAGTGGTTAGCTAGTTTTTATCATGAAGAAGCCGAGTATGCCATCTACTCGCCTTTGGATCCGGTCTTCATTTTGGCTCGCCTCAATGAAGATGGAAACCCTGAGTTACTTTCCGATGAAGAGTTACAGGAACTTGAACCGATGATGTCTACGTTAGAAGGCATGATCGAAGAACGGTTGTTTGAAGAACTCGAATAA